accgcATCACATCCCTATCCGTGCTCAAAACGTACTTGTTCGGATTCACCTGCACCCACGCATTCTGACTAATAGCCCTAATATgcttctcccccgccgcATCCGAGATCAGGTCAAAAACAGAATCATACTCGGTAAACGCCACCTTGTAGCTCTCTCCCGTCGGACAcgccttcttggcagccttcgacattctcttctccctcccctccgccgtctccttcttctctcccccctctctcgcCAAAGCGAGAAGTTCCCCTCCCGTCTTCTCCGCAACCAACTCATCCGGATCCAGCCCAAACAGCGTCGGCGTGGTGATGATCCCCACGTCCAAACTCGCCACCATGTCAATAACATGACaattctccttcccctcgtGCAGCCTCATCCCCCGTCCGATCATCTGTATCAGCAAATTCCTCGACCTCGTCGGCCTGGCCAACACGACGCAGTCAATATTGGGAATATCCGTCCCCTCGGTAAAAACACCACAGTTAAGCAAGACAGGAAACTCCTTTTTCTTGAACTTCTCCAGCGTTTCCGCCCGCTCCTTGGCCGGGGTGTCGCCGAATACATACCTGGCATCAATCCCGTGATGCCGAAACCGTTCCGTCAAAGCCGCCACATGGCTCAGATCAACGCAAAAGACCAGCGTGGACTGTCTCTTTGGTGGTGCGGCTTTTGCAAACCAGGCTCGAACGACAATGTCGTTTAGCTCGGGGGAGTTGACGGCTCTTGACAACGAGGCGGTTTCGAACTCGCCTGTCCCACCCGCACCCTTGGCTCGGACGCCGGAGAGGTCGGCTCTGGACTCGACGGTGGTAAAGACGACTTCGGAAAGCCACTTGTCCGCAATCATGTCGATGTAATCCTTGTGGTAGACGATCTCGTCGATGGCCGCTCCTAGTTTTAGGCCGTCTGAGCGGGAAAAGGTGGCTGATACGCCGACCAGAGTGGGGGAGTCGGGTTGCTTTTGCCGGAGGTTCATGTGCTCCAAGATTTTGAGATAGCCTGGGGCGACGATGTGGTGTGCTTCATCGACGAGGACAAGTTTGTAGTTTGAGGGGTCGAACTTCAGGAGACGGTCTTTTGACAGGATGGATTGCATGCTGGCGACGGTGATGTCGGCAAAGCCGGTTGCTTGGAGGTTTCCAAGCTCGACTTCGACGGTCTTGTTTGGGTAGGCTGACTGGCAGTGGCGGGCGGCTTGCTCGACTAGTTCTCGCCTgtgggcgaggatgagggtgcGGGTTgcttgggggtttgggggtgtgACACGGTCGATGAGGTGGGTGAAGATGACTGTTTTGCCGGCGCcggtggcgagggagatgccGAGGCGTTTGTGGCCTTGGGTTATGGAGGTCAGGACTGCTTGGATGCATTCTTCTTGGTAGGCGCGGAgttggatgggggttggtggtgattcTTGTGAGAggcggatggtggttgtggtgaaggGGCGGGAGGGCCAAAGttggaaggaggtggttgggtcTTTGGGGGATTCTTTGAGACGGAGGGCGGTTTTGATGAGCCGCTTCATGATAGCTATGGTGAGCtagagtgagtgagtgagtgagtaaATCTCATGGACGGTGGGTGTGTAAGTCGTCTTGTCATGAAAAGAGGTCGTTGATGTTTGAGATTGACAGCTGGTGAGGTGAAAGTTGCAGCTGGGGGCTGCTGTGCGGCTGTGTGATTGGTCAGTTTTCTTCAGTGGGCGGACCGCCTGGGATTGCAGTACGCACCTCACTAAACGCTTCGCTGTAACAGCTGCAGCATCACCGATGAGATTTGAGTTTCGACCGAGTTTTCCTCACCAATACATCAACAAACTCATGTTTTCAGGCGACCTGATCGATTTTATCTGTATCAGTGAGTTATCTCTCATACACCACCTATCAAAGGTAATGCTAACATCAATTACAGAATTGATCGAGGAATTAAAGTCACTGCTCATCACTCAAAACGAACGGTCTCCTCAAGTTAACATGGACATCGACGACGGTTCAGACGGCCAAAGTCCCAACACTGGACCACGCTCCCGTCGGATATCTATGCCAATCAGATCTTCGGGGGTAGACCCAGCACATATCGATCCGGAGATTCTAGGTTTCGACTGCGAGCGGGAGGAGCCCGAGCTCAACGAGTCTGATGATGCGGAAGAGCGAGAATATGCCCCGTCAGATGCCTCCTCCGAGTACACTGCCCGGCCTGGTTCGGATGACGAAAATGACATCGATTCACCGCCAGACTACGACCTACCCGCGGAGCAACCACCCCAATCCAATCCAAAAAAACGTTCTCtcagcaccacctcccccccccctctcaaacgccgcaaaccaccaccccccttccgcCCCGCCTACCTCGACCTCCTGAACGAAGACATCGTCTCCGCCTCGACCAAattcctcccaccacccccctccttcccccccctaTCCGACTCCCAACACGGCCTCGCATACTGGACCGAAACCGAAAAGATCCTCCTCTTCGAatccctctcccgcctcggcccctccaaccccctcgccatATCCCAACGCCTCAAAACAAAATCCGAACTCGAAGTCTCAGCCtacatctccctcctcaaatctTCGGCCGGTGGTTCAGACCCAATCCCCGTATCCGACATCCCTTCCGCAGTGGAACTCTCCCCAGCCCTCTGCCTAGCCCTCGAAGACGCCTCCGACGCCGTAGCAACAAAACAACTCACCCACGAACGAACCCTCGAATCTAACAAATGGGGCCCAGCACACTGgctcatcaccccccaaaacatcgAAGAAATCGAACGTGATCCCGACCCCAAAAtgctcttccaccccctctttcGTCTGCGGACTTGGCTCAAGCTTTCGGAGCGGGTGTTTATGAACTCGAGGGTGGAAGACTATAACTACCGCACTTTTCTGCCGGAGAAGGGACAAAAACCGGGGATTCGTGCTACTGCGCTTGAGGATTTTTATTCGTTGGTCGTCTCCATCACGCGAAGATTGGTGGCGACGTCTATTTTCATGGCAGAGGAGAGGATAGAccaaaagaggaagagtgCTTATCCCGAGATTAGCAGGCGGGTTTGGAAAGGGGATGTGAAGGCTGCGCTGCTGGCGGTGAATATGCCTAGTCCTGccaggaaggaaagggagaagTTTTGGGGAGAGGCTGCGAGGAGACTGAGGTTGAATGTTGTGGACGATAGTGCCCAGGACGGGaaggtgaggatggggtgggatcaggtggaggaggtgttgggggttcGGAcgacgggtggtggtggccccgGTACCGCTGCTTCAGCgccagagggagaagatgatgacgaggggtCGGGATATGAGGAAGCCGAGCAATATGAGAATGAGAGCGAGTACTCGTTTGTGATTGATGGCTTGGCTGAGAAGCTGCctgtgttggaggaggtggacgaggcgGTCAGGTTTAGTGCGTTGGAGTACCCTGATAACaagcaggcgaggaagaccTTGAGGGACAGGATTAGGaatgagaaggagagagagggttaCGCGGACAAGCTTGATATGAGCGCGTcgcgggtggaggagaagaggctgTGGGAGTTGCTGGGCCAGAAGCCGCCTGAGGGGATGGCACCGCTGGAGGAACCGGTGAGGCCGGCGGCCAGTAAAGGAAAAATAAAGACTGTGGCGGAGCTGATTGGGGGGTTTGATAGGGGTTTGAAgacagagggggaggtgccgAGCAATTGGGAGATGGAGTATGTCTTGTTGAAGCAAgcagagagggaaaaggagaaggccgggcgggagaggttgagggagctgAACAAGcaaggggatgatgatgaatgatgtTGTGGGTCAtctttccaccaccttgactGGCAGCATCAATCCATTTCAGAGTCTCAACCACAGAACTTGTGAACCTATGTGTTTGACAGGCAGCATCAGCCCATTCAAGAGTCTCCTACAAAACCTGTGCCTTTACCTCTTAATcactccccacccccaaaaacctcatcaatcctcctcttcctatCCCAAACAACCTTATCATCACTCTTCCTCCTGAAATACAGAATCCGATGCTGCGGAATAAACTCCTCATCCGTCTGCTCAGTCTTCCAGTCATCGAGTTCCTTCTCCTGCGCTCCCAAGAACCGATCCTCATACCCCACCACAAAATCCCCCGACTCCATCCCCGGATCCCACCTCAACCGGTTCATCACATCAATCGCGCTCCTCAGCTTCCCCTCTCTCGTCACAATAACAtactccttcttctttcccttcttcttcctccccttcttctcaacctcataatcctcctcgccgtcatCCCCCGCCTCTTCCaattcctcctcaccatcctcctcctcttccgtctcctcctccccggcgttcccctccccccactccctcacatccaacaccaactccGGAAGCGAGGTCTGGTTAACCAGAG
This window of the Podospora pseudoanserina strain CBS 124.78 chromosome 3, whole genome shotgun sequence genome carries:
- the irc3 gene encoding putative ATP-dependent helicase IRC3 (BUSCO:EOG09261CM0; EggNog:ENOG503NWXY; COG:A); translated protein: MKRLIKTALRLKESPKDPTTSFQLWPSRPFTTTTIRLSQESPPTPIQLRAYQEECIQAVLTSITQGHKRLGISLATGAGKTVIFTHLIDRVTPPNPQATRTLILAHRRELVEQAARHCQSAYPNKTVEVELGNLQATGFADITVASMQSILSKDRLLKFDPSNYKLVLVDEAHHIVAPGYLKILEHMNLRQKQPDSPTLVGVSATFSRSDGLKLGAAIDEIVYHKDYIDMIADKWLSEVVFTTVESRADLSGVRAKGAGGTGEFETASLSRAVNSPELNDIVVRAWFAKAAPPKRQSTLVFCVDLSHVAALTERFRHHGIDARYVFGDTPAKERAETLEKFKKKEFPVLLNCGVFTEGTDIPNIDCVVLARPTRSRNLLIQMIGRGMRLHEGKENCHVIDMVASLDVGIITTPTLFGLDPDELVAEKTGGELLALAREGGEKKETAEGREKRMSKAAKKACPTGESYKVAFTEYDSVFDLISDAAGEKHIRAISQNAWVQVNPNKYVLSTDRDVMRLEKEVAEPPRGKDGEEEGERKTMWKGYVMRALSNGKSPWAAPREILRTMDFRDAVHGCDRFVAEFYAPFYISQRMPWRKAPASEGQLRFLNKLRSKLVPLEPGDITRGKAADMITKIKHGARGRFAELEAERKRREKINMYAEMEMQRREMEKVSVGPVAS
- a CDS encoding hypothetical protein (EggNog:ENOG503P1SV), whose translation is MRFEFRPSFPHQYINKLMFSGDLIDFICIKLIEELKSLLITQNERSPQVNMDIDDGSDGQSPNTGPRSRRISMPIRSSGVDPAHIDPEILGFDCEREEPELNESDDAEEREYAPSDASSEYTARPGSDDENDIDSPPDYDLPAEQPPQSNPKKRSLSTTSPPPLKRRKPPPPFRPAYLDLLNEDIVSASTKFLPPPPSFPPLSDSQHGLAYWTETEKILLFESLSRLGPSNPLAISQRLKTKSELEVSAYISLLKSSAGGSDPIPVSDIPSAVELSPALCLALEDASDAVATKQLTHERTLESNKWGPAHWLITPQNIEEIERDPDPKMLFHPLFRLRTWLKLSERVFMNSRVEDYNYRTFLPEKGQKPGIRATALEDFYSLVVSITRRLVATSIFMAEERIDQKRKSAYPEISRRVWKGDVKAALLAVNMPSPARKEREKFWGEAARRLRLNVVDDSAQDGKVRMGWDQVEEVLGVRTTGGGGPGTAASAPEGEDDDEGSGYEEAEQYENESEYSFVIDGLAEKLPVLEEVDEAVRFSALEYPDNKQARKTLRDRIRNEKEREGYADKLDMSASRVEEKRLWELLGQKPPEGMAPLEEPVRPAASKGKIKTVAELIGGFDRGLKTEGEVPSNWEMEYVLLKQAEREKEKAGRERLRELNKQGDDDE